From Pseudomonas putida, one genomic window encodes:
- a CDS encoding DoxX family protein, whose translation MNNAIIKLLSTRAGLGLSVVRILVGIIFMAHGAQKLFGLFGGYGLEGTGQWMESIGLAPGYLMALLSGSAEFFGGLALVIGLLARPAALALTVTLVVAIFSVHIGNGLFMSNNGYEFALALLAGTVAVLIEGAGRFSLDRLIAR comes from the coding sequence ATGAACAACGCAATCATCAAACTGCTTTCCACTCGCGCTGGCCTGGGCTTGAGCGTGGTCCGCATCCTGGTCGGCATCATCTTCATGGCGCACGGCGCACAGAAACTCTTCGGCCTGTTCGGTGGCTACGGGTTGGAGGGCACTGGCCAGTGGATGGAGAGCATCGGCCTGGCCCCCGGCTACCTGATGGCCCTGCTGTCCGGCAGCGCCGAGTTCTTCGGCGGCCTGGCCCTGGTGATCGGCCTGCTGGCTCGCCCGGCGGCGCTGGCACTGACAGTGACGCTGGTGGTGGCAATCTTTTCGGTACACATCGGCAACGGCCTGTTCATGTCCAACAATGGCTATGAGTTCGCCCTGGCTTTGCTGGCGGGTACCGTCGCGGTACTGATCGAAGGCGCTGGTCGTTTCTCTCTGGACCGCTTGATCGCCCGCTGA
- the greB gene encoding transcription elongation factor GreB, with the protein MATNLITEAGYQSLKDELDWLWREERPEITRKVTWAASLGDRSENADYQYNKKRLREIDRRVRYLRKRIEGLRVVPYSPTQEGKIFFGAWITIINENDETKIFRIVGGDEIYDRKGFISIDSPMARACIGKSVGDEILVHTPTGVAYWEVTHIEYKEAEASPRFIKP; encoded by the coding sequence ATGGCAACTAATCTTATCACCGAAGCTGGCTATCAATCCTTGAAGGATGAATTGGATTGGCTTTGGCGCGAAGAGCGACCTGAGATTACTAGAAAGGTAACCTGGGCGGCATCTTTGGGCGACCGAAGTGAAAATGCGGACTACCAGTACAATAAGAAACGACTGAGGGAAATAGATCGCCGGGTAAGATACCTCCGAAAACGGATCGAAGGTCTTCGCGTTGTTCCTTACTCACCTACCCAAGAAGGCAAGATATTTTTTGGGGCTTGGATAACCATTATCAACGAAAATGACGAGACTAAAATATTTCGTATTGTCGGCGGCGATGAGATTTATGACAGAAAGGGTTTCATCTCCATCGATTCACCGATGGCTCGAGCATGCATTGGCAAAAGTGTAGGGGATGAGATTTTGGTACACACTCCCACGGGCGTTGCTTACTGGGAGGTTACCCATATTGAGTACAAAGAGGCGGAGGCTAGTCCCCGGTTTATCAAGCCCTGA
- a CDS encoding ABC transporter permease, with protein sequence MKHMPLSRLCGLALRQLLRDIRASEVRVLFFALLVAVAASTAIGYFGARLNGAMQLRASEFLGADLVLQGSAPARQEQIDAGTALGLRHARVVEFTSVVGGDAGIQLSSIKAADGAYPLRGQVRSAPAPYAKETPGGGPPPGEVWIEPRLLAALGLSIGDSIDVGMKTLRMSRVLTYEPDRANNFYSLTPRVMMNLADLEATGVIQPGSRVSYRELWRGDAQPLAQYRQGLEKTLAANQRLLDTRDGNRQIGGALGKAERYLNMASLVAVLLAGVAVALSASRYAARRLDASALLRCLGLSRHQALGLYCLQLAMLGLLAALVGALLGWLAQLGLFRLLHGLLPSVVPPGGIVPALAGIATGLVALAGFALPPLAALGKVPPLRVLRRDLLPVPPSSWLVYGAALFALGLIMWRLSLDLLLTFALLAGGLLAALVLGGLLLVGLRSLRQLLAGAPLPWRLGLGQLLRHPMAAAGQALAFGLILLAMALVALLRAELLDTWQAQLPKDAPNYFALNILPDDREPFAQRLHEVNAASAPLYPVTPGRLIQINEQPVQQIVSKDSAGERAVQRDLSLTWAADLPAGNALTAGNWWRALPAGDEIPGVSVEAELAASLKVQLGDLLTFDIGGEQRQARVSSLRSVHWDSFQPNFYMIFQPGTLQGLPTTYLTSFYLAPGLDLDVVALSRAFPAVTILQVDALLEQLRSILAQVTLAVEYVLLFVLAAGLAVLFAGLQATLDERIRQGALLRALGAARPLLVKARRIEFGLLGAASGALAALGCELITLVLYRYAFDLQWAPHPWLLVLPLAGALLVGGAGVLGTRRALNASPLAVLREG encoded by the coding sequence ATGAAGCACATGCCGCTTTCCCGCTTGTGCGGCCTGGCGCTGCGCCAGTTGTTGCGCGACATCCGCGCCAGCGAAGTGCGCGTGCTGTTCTTCGCCCTGCTCGTGGCTGTAGCCGCCAGCACCGCCATCGGCTATTTCGGCGCTCGCCTCAATGGCGCCATGCAGTTGCGCGCCAGCGAGTTCCTGGGCGCCGACCTGGTATTGCAAGGCAGTGCGCCAGCGCGTCAGGAGCAGATCGACGCCGGTACCGCCCTGGGGCTGCGCCACGCCCGGGTCGTGGAGTTCACCAGCGTGGTCGGTGGTGACGCCGGCATTCAGCTGTCGAGCATCAAAGCCGCCGATGGCGCCTACCCCCTGCGTGGCCAGGTACGCAGTGCACCGGCGCCTTATGCCAAGGAGACACCCGGTGGCGGCCCGCCGCCGGGCGAGGTCTGGATCGAGCCGCGCTTGCTCGCTGCCCTTGGCCTGAGCATTGGCGACAGCATCGATGTCGGCATGAAGACCCTGCGCATGAGCCGCGTACTGACCTACGAGCCGGACCGCGCCAACAATTTCTACAGCCTCACCCCGCGGGTGATGATGAACCTCGCCGACCTTGAGGCCACCGGGGTCATTCAGCCCGGCAGCCGGGTCAGCTACCGTGAGCTGTGGCGCGGGGATGCGCAGCCCCTGGCACAGTACCGCCAGGGGCTGGAGAAGACGCTTGCGGCCAACCAGCGCCTGCTCGACACCCGCGATGGTAACCGGCAGATCGGCGGCGCCCTGGGCAAGGCCGAGCGCTACCTGAACATGGCTAGCCTGGTGGCGGTGCTGCTGGCAGGGGTCGCCGTGGCACTCTCGGCCAGCCGCTATGCGGCCCGGCGCCTGGACGCCAGTGCACTGCTGCGCTGCCTGGGGCTGTCCCGCCATCAGGCATTGGGCCTGTACTGCCTGCAACTGGCCATGCTGGGCCTGCTGGCGGCGCTGGTGGGCGCCCTGCTCGGCTGGCTGGCGCAACTGGGCCTGTTCCGCCTGTTGCACGGCCTGCTGCCGAGCGTGGTGCCGCCTGGCGGCATCGTCCCGGCCCTGGCCGGCATCGCCACCGGGCTGGTCGCCCTGGCCGGTTTCGCCCTGCCCCCGCTCGCGGCACTGGGCAAGGTGCCACCGCTGCGTGTACTGCGCCGTGATCTGCTGCCCGTACCGCCCAGCAGCTGGCTGGTCTATGGCGCCGCCCTGTTCGCACTGGGCCTGATCATGTGGCGCCTGAGCCTCGACCTGCTGCTGACCTTCGCCCTGCTTGCAGGCGGGTTGCTTGCCGCACTGGTACTGGGCGGCCTGCTGCTGGTTGGGCTGCGCAGCCTGCGGCAACTGCTGGCAGGCGCCCCGCTACCCTGGCGCCTGGGCTTGGGCCAGTTGCTCCGCCACCCCATGGCTGCCGCAGGCCAGGCACTGGCGTTTGGCCTGATCCTGCTGGCCATGGCCCTGGTCGCCTTGCTGCGCGCCGAGTTGCTCGACACCTGGCAGGCTCAACTGCCCAAGGACGCCCCCAACTATTTCGCCCTGAACATCCTGCCCGACGACCGTGAGCCCTTTGCTCAGCGCCTGCACGAGGTGAACGCAGCCTCCGCGCCGCTCTATCCGGTGACGCCTGGCCGGCTGATCCAAATCAACGAGCAGCCCGTGCAACAGATCGTCAGCAAGGATTCGGCCGGCGAGCGTGCAGTTCAGCGCGACCTCAGCCTGACCTGGGCCGCCGACCTGCCGGCAGGCAATGCCTTGACCGCCGGGAATTGGTGGCGGGCGCTACCGGCTGGCGATGAAATCCCTGGCGTTTCGGTCGAGGCGGAACTTGCCGCCAGCCTGAAGGTGCAACTGGGCGACCTGTTGACCTTCGACATTGGCGGCGAACAACGCCAGGCACGGGTCAGCAGCCTGCGCAGCGTGCACTGGGACAGCTTCCAGCCGAACTTCTACATGATCTTCCAGCCGGGTACCCTCCAGGGGCTGCCGACCACCTACCTGACCAGCTTTTACCTCGCGCCGGGTCTTGACCTGGATGTAGTGGCCCTGTCGCGGGCCTTCCCGGCGGTGACCATCCTGCAAGTCGATGCCTTGCTGGAGCAGCTACGCAGCATCCTCGCCCAGGTTACCCTGGCGGTGGAATATGTATTGCTGTTCGTCCTGGCGGCGGGGTTGGCCGTGCTGTTCGCAGGCTTGCAGGCAACGCTGGATGAACGCATTCGCCAAGGCGCGCTGCTGCGCGCACTGGGCGCCGCACGGCCGTTGCTGGTGAAAGCGCGGCGTATCGAGTTCGGGCTGCTGGGTGCGGCCAGCGGTGCGTTGGCAGCGCTAGGCTGTGAGTTGATTACCTTGGTGCTATACCGCTATGCGTTCGACCTGCAGTGGGCTCCCCATCCGTGGCTGCTGGTACTGCCACTGGCGGGCGCGCTATTGGTAGGCGGGGCTGGCGTGCTGGGGACACGGCGAGCGCTTAATGCCAGCCCGTTGGCGGTGCTTCGGGAGGGGTAG
- a CDS encoding ABC transporter ATP-binding protein produces the protein MGPSILVAQNLSKVVPSAEGDLTILHALSLDLAQGDSLAIVGASGSGKSTLLGLLAGLDRPSAGKVILAGHDLGPLDEDQRARVRAEHVGFVFQSFQLLDSLNALENVMLPLELDGRRDAREQARTLLERVGLGKRLTHTPRQLSGGEQQRVAIARAFAAQPAVLFADEPTGNLDGHTGERISDLLFDLNKERGTTLVLVTHDERLASRCRRLIRLEAGRLVAPVEA, from the coding sequence ATGGGCCCTAGCATTCTCGTTGCGCAGAACCTTAGCAAAGTGGTCCCCAGTGCGGAAGGTGACCTGACCATCCTGCACGCACTCTCCCTCGACCTCGCCCAAGGTGACAGCCTGGCCATCGTCGGCGCCTCCGGTTCGGGCAAGTCGACCCTGCTCGGGCTGCTCGCCGGCCTCGATCGCCCCAGCGCCGGCAAGGTCATCCTCGCCGGGCACGACCTCGGGCCGCTGGACGAAGACCAGCGCGCCCGGGTACGCGCCGAGCACGTCGGTTTCGTCTTCCAGTCGTTCCAGCTGCTCGACAGCCTCAATGCCCTGGAGAACGTCATGCTGCCACTGGAACTGGACGGCCGCCGAGATGCTCGCGAACAGGCCCGCACCCTGCTCGAACGTGTCGGCCTGGGCAAGCGCCTGACCCACACGCCACGCCAGTTGTCCGGTGGCGAACAGCAGCGGGTGGCCATTGCCCGGGCCTTCGCCGCCCAGCCTGCGGTGCTGTTCGCCGACGAACCCACCGGCAACCTCGACGGCCACACTGGCGAGCGTATCAGCGACCTGCTGTTCGACCTGAACAAGGAACGCGGCACCACTCTGGTTCTGGTTACCCATGACGAACGCCTGGCCAGCCGCTGCCGGCGCCTAATACGACTGGAAGCAGGCCGCCTGGTGGCGCCGGTGGAGGCCTGA
- a CDS encoding arylesterase, whose amino-acid sequence MRVWWLSAGLALYCLAQSAAAGTLLVVGDSISAGFGLDTRQGWVSLLQTRLKDEGFDDRVVNASISGDTSAGGQARLPALLAAHKPSLVVLELGGNDGLRGQPPEQLQQNLASMIERSREAGAKVVLLGMRLPPNYGVRYTTAFAKVYEQLAAEKQVALVPFFLEGVGGVPEMMQADGIHPAQGAQQRLLENAWPAIKPLL is encoded by the coding sequence ATGCGAGTATGGTGGTTGAGTGCCGGTCTGGCCCTGTATTGCCTGGCCCAGAGCGCCGCGGCGGGAACATTGCTGGTTGTCGGCGATAGTATCAGTGCCGGTTTTGGCCTGGATACCCGCCAAGGGTGGGTCTCTTTGTTGCAGACCCGGCTCAAGGACGAAGGTTTCGATGATCGCGTGGTCAATGCCTCGATCAGCGGCGACACCAGTGCAGGGGGCCAGGCGCGGCTGCCGGCGCTGCTTGCAGCGCACAAGCCTAGCTTGGTGGTGCTGGAATTGGGCGGCAACGATGGCCTGCGCGGGCAGCCGCCAGAGCAATTGCAACAAAATCTTGCCTCGATGATCGAGCGGTCACGCGAGGCCGGGGCCAAGGTCGTGCTCCTGGGCATGCGTCTGCCGCCCAATTACGGAGTGCGCTACACCACGGCGTTCGCCAAGGTGTATGAACAGCTGGCAGCGGAGAAACAGGTGGCGCTGGTGCCGTTTTTCCTGGAGGGCGTAGGGGGTGTGCCAGAGATGATGCAGGCCGATGGCATCCATCCGGCGCAGGGGGCCCAGCAGCGCTTGCTGGAAAATGCCTGGCCAGCGATAAAACCCTTGCTCTGA
- a CDS encoding L,D-transpeptidase family protein, with protein sequence MLPRFPAVTRCLTLAGLLVAGPAVALELPLPPPGEDVVGQVQVIKAKYEDTFADIGTANDLGYLEMIAANPGVDPWLPGAGTEIILPTRYVLPPGPREGVVINLAEYRLYYFPKGQSVVYTFPLGIGREGWGSPIANTKIIAKTPNPTWTPPASIRAEHAADGDILPTVVPAGPDNPLGPYKFTLGVPGYLIHGSNKKFGIGMRTSHGCFRMFNNNVLELSKMVPVGTPVRIINEPYKFGISGGKVYLEAHTPLDDHGDPSVVDKHTAVINALLKREDLANNVRMNWDMVRDVVAAEDGMPVEIAVPVDNQGAAPMVSSIPPELQ encoded by the coding sequence ATGTTGCCGCGCTTTCCCGCCGTCACCCGCTGCCTGACCCTGGCCGGCCTGCTGGTAGCAGGCCCCGCCGTTGCCCTGGAGTTGCCGTTGCCGCCTCCCGGTGAAGACGTCGTTGGCCAGGTGCAGGTGATCAAGGCCAAGTACGAGGACACCTTTGCCGACATCGGCACTGCCAACGACCTCGGCTACCTGGAGATGATCGCCGCCAACCCGGGGGTGGACCCATGGCTACCGGGCGCCGGTACCGAGATCATCCTGCCGACCCGTTATGTGCTCCCGCCGGGGCCTCGCGAGGGCGTGGTCATCAACCTTGCCGAATACCGGCTGTACTACTTCCCGAAAGGGCAGAGCGTGGTGTACACCTTCCCGCTGGGCATCGGTCGTGAAGGCTGGGGTTCCCCCATTGCCAACACCAAGATCATTGCCAAGACCCCGAACCCGACCTGGACGCCACCGGCTTCGATCCGCGCCGAACACGCCGCCGATGGTGACATCCTGCCGACCGTGGTGCCGGCCGGGCCAGACAACCCGCTGGGGCCTTACAAGTTCACCCTGGGCGTGCCGGGTTATCTGATTCACGGCTCCAACAAGAAGTTCGGCATTGGCATGCGCACCAGCCACGGCTGCTTCCGCATGTTCAACAACAATGTGCTGGAACTGTCGAAGATGGTCCCCGTCGGTACCCCGGTGCGCATCATCAACGAGCCGTACAAGTTCGGCATCAGTGGTGGCAAGGTATACCTCGAAGCGCATACGCCGCTGGACGACCACGGCGATCCTTCGGTGGTCGACAAGCACACTGCGGTCATCAATGCGCTGCTCAAGCGTGAAGACCTCGCCAACAACGTGCGCATGAACTGGGACATGGTTCGCGACGTGGTCGCCGCAGAAGATGGTATGCCGGTAGAAATTGCCGTGCCTGTCGACAACCAGGGTGCGGCTCCGATGGTGTCGAGCATTCCTCCAGAACTGCAGTAA
- a CDS encoding Lpp/OprI family alanine-zipper lipoprotein: MNNVLKFSALALAAVLATGCSSVSKETEARLTATEDAAARAQARADEAYRKADDAMAAAQKAQQTADEANERALRMLDKASRK; the protein is encoded by the coding sequence ATGAACAACGTTCTGAAATTCTCTGCTCTGGCTCTGGCCGCAGTTCTGGCTACCGGTTGCAGCAGCGTATCCAAAGAAACCGAAGCTCGTCTGACTGCGACTGAAGACGCAGCAGCTCGCGCTCAAGCCCGCGCTGACGAAGCCTACCGTAAGGCTGACGATGCAATGGCAGCCGCTCAGAAGGCTCAGCAGACCGCTGACGAAGCCAACGAGCGCGCCCTGCGTATGCTGGACAAAGCCAGCCGCAAGTAA
- a CDS encoding GNAT family N-acetyltransferase, whose translation MSEALTIHHDQAGHQFETNVDGHRAYLTYMDLGKQTLDIYRTFVPNALRGRGIAAALTEKALEYADQMGYTVIPSCSYVERYMERKQRHPSKA comes from the coding sequence ATGAGTGAAGCGCTGACCATCCACCATGACCAGGCCGGTCATCAGTTCGAGACCAACGTGGACGGTCATCGTGCCTACCTGACGTACATGGATCTGGGCAAGCAGACGCTGGATATCTATCGCACATTCGTTCCAAACGCCCTGCGCGGCCGAGGGATCGCTGCAGCGCTGACCGAAAAGGCCCTGGAGTACGCCGACCAGATGGGCTACACGGTGATTCCTTCCTGCTCGTACGTTGAGCGCTACATGGAGCGCAAGCAGCGTCATCCGAGCAAGGCCTGA
- a CDS encoding 3-deoxy-7-phosphoheptulonate synthase gives MADLPIDDLNVASNETLITPDQLKKEIPLSAKALQTVTAGREVVRNILDGKDHRLFVVVGPCSIHDIKAAHEYAERLKVLAEEVSDTLYLVMRVYFEKPRTTVGWKGLINDPYLDDSFKIQDGLHIGRQLLLDLAEMGLPTATEALDPISPQYLQDLISWSAIGARTTESQTHREMASGLSSAVGFKNGTDGGLTVAINALQSVSKPHRFLGINQEGGVSIVTTKGNPYGHVVLRGGNGKPNYDSVSVALCEQDLAKAKIKANIMVDCSHANSNKDPALQPLVMENVANQILEGNQSIIGLMVESHLNWGAQSIPKNLEDLQYGVSVTDACIDWPATEKTLRSMHAKLKDVLPQRKRG, from the coding sequence ATGGCTGATTTACCGATCGACGACCTTAACGTTGCCTCCAACGAGACCTTGATCACCCCCGATCAGCTCAAGAAGGAAATCCCCCTCAGCGCCAAAGCCTTGCAGACCGTTACTGCCGGCCGCGAAGTGGTGCGCAATATCCTCGACGGCAAAGACCATCGCCTGTTCGTAGTGGTCGGCCCCTGCTCCATCCACGACATCAAGGCCGCTCACGAATACGCCGAGCGTCTCAAGGTGCTGGCAGAGGAAGTTTCCGACACGCTGTACCTGGTAATGCGTGTTTACTTCGAGAAGCCGCGCACCACGGTGGGCTGGAAAGGCCTGATCAACGATCCTTATCTGGATGACTCGTTCAAGATCCAGGACGGCCTGCACATTGGCCGCCAACTGCTGCTGGACCTGGCCGAGATGGGCTTGCCGACCGCCACTGAAGCGCTCGACCCGATCTCACCGCAGTACCTGCAGGACCTGATCAGCTGGTCGGCCATTGGCGCGCGCACCACCGAATCCCAGACCCACCGTGAGATGGCCTCGGGCCTCTCCTCGGCGGTTGGCTTCAAGAACGGCACCGATGGCGGCCTGACCGTGGCCATCAATGCCCTTCAGTCGGTATCCAAGCCACATCGCTTCCTGGGCATCAACCAGGAAGGTGGCGTATCCATCGTTACCACCAAGGGCAACCCGTACGGCCACGTAGTACTGCGTGGCGGCAATGGCAAGCCGAACTACGATTCGGTGAGCGTTGCGCTGTGCGAGCAGGACCTGGCCAAGGCGAAGATCAAGGCCAACATCATGGTCGACTGCAGCCACGCCAACTCCAACAAGGACCCGGCCTTGCAGCCGCTGGTCATGGAGAACGTCGCCAACCAGATCCTCGAAGGCAACCAGTCGATCATTGGCCTGATGGTCGAAAGCCACCTGAACTGGGGCGCCCAGTCGATCCCGAAGAATCTGGAAGATCTGCAGTACGGCGTATCGGTCACCGACGCCTGCATCGACTGGCCTGCCACCGAGAAAACCCTGCGCAGCATGCACGCCAAGCTCAAGGATGTATTGCCCCAGCGCAAGCGCGGCTGA
- a CDS encoding putative 2-dehydropantoate 2-reductase: MDPRKPRIGIIGSGAIGGFYGLMLARAGFDVHFLLRSEFAEVRAHGLRLESAVHGDWRMPVQAYSNVADMPPCDWLLVGTKATSNGELAPLIAQASAPDAKVVLLQNGLGVEEQLRSALPGNLHLLGGLCFICVNRVSPGVIRHQALGAVNLGYHSGPASDGGVSIVEEGARLFRAAGVDSQAMDDLGQARWQKLVWNVPYNGLSVLLGASTSPLMADADSRELVRALMAEVVQGAAACGHELPAGYAEHLFRITEQMPDYWPSMYHDHVQQRPLELQAIYAEPLARAQAAGCSLPRMQMLYQALAFVDRANRAG; this comes from the coding sequence ATGGACCCTCGCAAACCACGCATCGGCATTATTGGCAGTGGTGCCATCGGCGGCTTTTATGGCCTGATGCTGGCGCGGGCCGGGTTCGACGTGCATTTTCTGCTGCGCAGCGAATTTGCGGAGGTTCGGGCGCATGGCCTGAGGCTGGAAAGCGCTGTGCACGGCGACTGGCGGATGCCGGTTCAGGCGTATTCCAACGTTGCCGACATGCCGCCGTGCGACTGGTTGCTGGTAGGCACAAAGGCCACCAGCAATGGCGAATTGGCGCCACTGATTGCGCAGGCTTCGGCACCCGATGCCAAGGTGGTGCTGCTGCAGAACGGTTTGGGTGTCGAGGAACAGCTGCGGTCAGCGTTGCCCGGCAATCTGCACTTGCTCGGTGGCTTATGCTTCATCTGTGTCAACCGTGTGAGCCCTGGTGTGATACGCCATCAGGCACTGGGTGCAGTCAACCTGGGTTATCACAGCGGCCCCGCCAGCGATGGGGGGGTAAGCATCGTAGAGGAGGGCGCCAGGCTGTTCCGCGCTGCGGGTGTCGACTCCCAGGCCATGGACGACCTCGGCCAGGCGCGCTGGCAGAAGCTGGTGTGGAACGTCCCCTACAACGGCCTTTCGGTGTTGCTCGGTGCCAGTACTTCGCCGCTGATGGCCGATGCTGACAGCCGTGAGCTTGTTCGGGCGCTGATGGCCGAGGTGGTTCAGGGCGCTGCTGCCTGCGGTCATGAGCTGCCAGCCGGTTATGCCGAGCACTTGTTCCGGATCACCGAGCAGATGCCCGACTACTGGCCGAGCATGTACCACGATCACGTCCAGCAGCGGCCGCTGGAACTCCAGGCTATCTATGCCGAGCCTCTGGCCCGGGCACAAGCGGCAGGCTGCAGCCTGCCGCGCATGCAGATGCTCTACCAGGCACTGGCTTTCGTCGACCGCGCCAATCGTGCTGGCTGA
- a CDS encoding universal stress protein, translating into MIRSMLYATDLGVYAPFVMQHALALARTFGAELYVIHAVEPMGQFAESLLQSYLDEQTLDALHSEGVNTVMANIEQRVLENFREELGEDADLAVIKAVRVRQGDPAQVILEQAQRLSVDLLIFGSHSAGAGVDVPIGRTAVRLLQLATVPVYMVPLSQHLGRRKT; encoded by the coding sequence ATGATCCGCTCCATGCTGTACGCCACCGACCTCGGTGTCTACGCCCCTTTTGTCATGCAGCACGCATTGGCCCTGGCCCGCACGTTCGGCGCGGAACTGTATGTGATTCATGCCGTAGAGCCCATGGGCCAGTTCGCCGAATCCCTTTTGCAAAGCTACCTCGATGAGCAGACGCTCGACGCGTTGCACAGTGAGGGCGTCAATACGGTGATGGCTAACATCGAGCAGCGTGTGCTGGAGAACTTCCGTGAGGAATTAGGCGAGGACGCGGACCTGGCGGTGATCAAGGCGGTTCGGGTGCGCCAGGGTGATCCGGCTCAGGTCATCCTGGAGCAGGCGCAGCGTTTGAGTGTCGACCTGCTGATTTTTGGCAGCCACAGCGCCGGGGCCGGGGTGGATGTGCCGATTGGTCGAACCGCTGTGCGCTTGCTGCAGTTAGCCACGGTGCCGGTGTACATGGTGCCACTTTCGCAGCATCTCGGCCGTAGGAAAACGTGA
- the cysB gene encoding HTH-type transcriptional regulator CysB, producing MKLQQLRYIWEVAHHDLNVSATAQSLYTSQPGISKQIRLLEDELGVEVFARSGKHLTRVTPAGERIINTAGEILRKVESIKQIAQEFSNEKKGTLSIATTHTQARYALPPVISSFIKQYPEVALHMHQGSPMQIAEMAADGTVDFAIATEALELFGDLIMMPCYKWNRCVVVPQGHPLTKLPKLTLEAVAEYPIVTYVFGFTGRSKLDEAFNHRGLTPKVVFTAADADVIKTYVRLGLGVGIVAKMAVDSKLDSDLVALDASELFEASITKIGFRRGTFLRGFMCDFIEKFAPHLTREVMAKAIQCHNKQELEELFAGVELPVH from the coding sequence ATGAAGCTTCAACAATTGCGCTACATCTGGGAAGTGGCGCACCACGACCTCAACGTCTCCGCGACGGCGCAAAGTCTGTATACCTCACAGCCGGGGATCAGCAAGCAGATTCGCCTGCTCGAGGATGAGCTGGGTGTTGAAGTGTTTGCCCGCAGCGGCAAGCATCTGACCCGTGTCACTCCCGCGGGGGAGCGCATCATCAATACCGCTGGCGAAATCCTGCGCAAGGTCGAAAGCATCAAGCAAATCGCCCAGGAATTCTCCAACGAGAAGAAGGGCACGTTGTCCATCGCTACTACCCATACTCAGGCGCGCTATGCGCTGCCGCCGGTCATCAGCAGCTTCATCAAGCAGTACCCGGAAGTGGCCCTGCACATGCATCAGGGCTCGCCCATGCAGATTGCCGAGATGGCTGCGGACGGTACCGTCGACTTCGCCATTGCCACCGAGGCGCTGGAGCTGTTTGGCGATCTGATCATGATGCCGTGCTACAAATGGAACCGCTGCGTGGTGGTGCCGCAGGGCCACCCGCTGACCAAATTGCCGAAGCTGACGCTGGAAGCGGTCGCCGAATACCCGATCGTCACCTATGTGTTCGGTTTCACTGGCCGCTCCAAGCTGGATGAGGCCTTCAATCACCGCGGCCTGACACCTAAGGTGGTGTTCACGGCTGCCGACGCCGACGTGATCAAGACTTACGTGCGTCTGGGGCTGGGCGTGGGCATCGTGGCGAAGATGGCGGTGGACAGCAAGCTGGACAGCGACTTGGTGGCGCTCGATGCCAGTGAGCTGTTCGAGGCCAGCATCACCAAGATCGGCTTCCGCCGCGGCACCTTCCTGCGCGGTTTCATGTGCGATTTCATCGAAAAATTCGCACCGCACCTGACCCGTGAAGTCATGGCCAAGGCCATCCAGTGCCACAACAAGCAAGAGCTCGAAGAGCTGTTTGCCGGGGTTGAGTTGCCTGTGCATTGA
- a CDS encoding phosphoadenylyl-sulfate reductase, translated as MSQPFDVAALAATYASKSPQDILKLAFEHFGDDLWISFSGAEDVVLVDMAWKLNKQVKVFSLDTGRLHPETYRFIDQVREQYNLPIEILSPDRAKLDPFVQEKGLFSFYKDGHGECCGIRKIEPLRRKLATVSAWATGQRRDQSPGTRSQVAALELDSAFSTPERPLYKFNPLAQMTSAEVWGYIRMLELPYNSLHERGFISIGCEPCTRPVLPNQHEREGRWWWEESTQKECGLHAGNLISKA; from the coding sequence ATGAGCCAACCCTTCGACGTCGCCGCCCTGGCCGCGACCTACGCCAGCAAATCCCCGCAGGACATCCTCAAGCTCGCCTTCGAGCACTTCGGCGACGATCTCTGGATCTCTTTCAGCGGCGCCGAGGACGTGGTGCTGGTCGACATGGCCTGGAAACTGAACAAGCAGGTCAAGGTGTTCAGCCTCGACACAGGCCGCCTGCACCCTGAGACTTACCGGTTCATCGACCAGGTGCGCGAGCAGTACAACCTGCCGATCGAGATCCTCAGCCCGGACCGCGCCAAACTCGACCCGTTCGTCCAGGAAAAGGGCCTGTTCAGTTTCTATAAGGATGGCCATGGCGAGTGCTGCGGCATCCGCAAGATCGAGCCGCTGCGGCGCAAGCTAGCCACTGTGAGCGCCTGGGCCACCGGCCAGCGCCGTGACCAGAGCCCGGGCACCCGCAGCCAGGTGGCAGCACTGGAACTCGACAGTGCCTTCTCCACACCAGAACGCCCCTTGTACAAATTCAACCCGCTGGCACAGATGACCAGCGCGGAAGTCTGGGGCTACATCCGGATGCTCGAGCTGCCGTACAACAGCTTGCACGAACGCGGCTTCATCAGCATTGGTTGCGAGCCATGCACCCGCCCGGTGCTGCCGAACCAGCACGAGCGTGAAGGCCGCTGGTGGTGGGAAGAGTCGACCCAAAAGGAATGCGGCCTGCACGCCGGCAACCTCATCAGCAAGGCCTGA